A stretch of the Deinococcus fonticola genome encodes the following:
- a CDS encoding methylenetetrahydrofolate reductase, whose translation MTTRISLELIPRTRSGLRAELEEVKQTFPGVDTINVPDLARFSTRSWEGCAFARPHFRAIPHIRAIDLNPKEPLPMANPLAAHGIEEVLIVTGDAPSDMNRRVYNVDAEQAIRRFARELPHVKVYAGIDPYRQSLARERDYMERKLEAGAVGFFTQPFFDLRLMDAYADLVPDGAEVWWGVTNVTTEGSMTYWATRNAAVYPRHFDLSLEWNRRLAAEALQFARDRRQHMYFQPIRTKVVDYLGGIL comes from the coding sequence ATGACCACCCGGATTTCCCTGGAGTTGATTCCCCGAACGCGCAGTGGCTTGCGGGCGGAACTGGAGGAAGTCAAACAGACGTTTCCGGGGGTGGACACCATCAACGTCCCGGATCTGGCACGGTTTTCCACGCGTTCCTGGGAAGGGTGCGCCTTCGCGCGGCCCCACTTCCGCGCCATTCCCCATATCCGCGCCATCGACCTGAACCCCAAAGAGCCGCTGCCGATGGCGAACCCTCTGGCCGCGCACGGCATCGAGGAGGTGCTGATCGTCACCGGGGACGCGCCCAGTGACATGAACCGCCGCGTGTACAACGTGGACGCCGAGCAGGCCATCCGGCGCTTCGCGCGCGAGTTGCCGCATGTGAAGGTGTACGCCGGCATTGACCCTTACCGCCAGTCGTTGGCCCGGGAACGCGACTACATGGAGCGCAAACTGGAGGCGGGCGCGGTGGGGTTCTTCACCCAGCCGTTTTTCGACCTGCGCCTGATGGACGCCTACGCCGACCTCGTGCCGGACGGCGCAGAGGTGTGGTGGGGCGTCACGAACGTGACCACCGAGGGCAGCATGACCTACTGGGCGACCCGCAACGCCGCCGTGTACCCGCGTCATTTCGATCTGTCGCTGGAGTGGAACCGCCGCCTGGCCGCCGAAGCCCTGCAATTCGCACGCGACCGGAGGCAACACATGTACTTCCAGCCGATTCGCACGAAGGTCGTGGATTATCTGGGCGGCATTCTTTAG
- a CDS encoding nucleotidyltransferase domain-containing protein: protein MSEDGRRELEQARDEFLQRLTEKVQPDPRFLAMWLEGSLGRGKANRYSDVDVHVLLKEKSDGSAPENPSSGFERLSHFQKLNPGVAVPQDRMRADGVVPGAEL from the coding sequence ATGTCCGAGGATGGCCGCCGGGAACTGGAACAGGCGCGAGACGAGTTCTTGCAACGCTTGACAGAGAAAGTTCAGCCTGACCCGCGCTTTCTCGCGATGTGGCTGGAAGGCAGCCTGGGACGAGGAAAGGCCAACAGGTACTCGGACGTAGACGTGCATGTTCTGCTGAAAGAGAAGTCCGACGGTAGTGCTCCAGAAAATCCTTCAAGCGGCTTTGAGAGACTCAGCCACTTCCAGAAGCTTAACCCAGGGGTAGCTGTACCCCAAGACCGAATGCGGGCGGACGGTGTTGTACCAGGTGCGGAACTGA